One Dokdonia sp. Dokd-P16 genomic window carries:
- a CDS encoding tetratricopeptide repeat protein, which translates to MRNLINYLVVTVFMLAAIFTTAQTPEQLFEQGNSHYANGQFQEAIDAYKKVLDTNQESAAIYYNLANAHFKLNNVAPSIYYYEKAKQLAPADQEIKNNAFFAEKMTIDAITPLPENTFKKWYNSVLTLLTTDGWAYATILFVVLCTLLFLGYYFTASSTKKRALFVSSLVSLVLAICSLLFAYSAFAKISKDNPAIVFAKESQVKGEPTLASREAFLLHEGAKVMVLEAVDNWKKILLADGRTGWIPTTDIREL; encoded by the coding sequence ATGAGAAACTTAATCAATTATCTCGTAGTGACCGTTTTTATGCTAGCGGCCATTTTTACCACTGCACAAACACCAGAACAACTTTTTGAGCAAGGCAATAGCCATTATGCAAATGGTCAGTTTCAAGAAGCTATTGATGCTTACAAAAAGGTACTAGATACTAATCAAGAAAGCGCTGCTATCTATTATAATCTAGCAAACGCACATTTTAAACTCAACAATGTTGCTCCAAGCATCTATTATTATGAGAAAGCAAAACAACTAGCTCCTGCAGATCAAGAGATAAAAAACAATGCCTTTTTTGCTGAGAAGATGACCATAGATGCCATCACACCATTACCAGAAAATACATTTAAAAAGTGGTACAATAGTGTACTTACCTTACTCACTACAGACGGATGGGCGTATGCAACGATACTATTTGTTGTGTTGTGTACACTGCTATTTTTAGGATATTACTTTACCGCTAGTTCTACTAAGAAACGTGCATTGTTTGTGTCGTCATTAGTTAGTCTCGTGCTTGCTATATGTTCATTGTTATTTGCTTATTCAGCTTTCGCGAAAATATCCAAGGATAACCCAGCAATCGTGTTTGCAAAAGAATCTCAAGTAAAAGGAGAGCCTACTTTAGCTAGTCGAGAAGCATTTTTATTACATGAAGGTGCAAAAGTAATGGTGCTAGAAGCTGTAGATAATTGGAAAAAGATACTTCTTGCAGATGGAAGAACAGGCTGGATTCCCACGACAGATATAAGAGAGTTGTAA